The Radiobacillus deserti genomic interval GAATCACCATAGCAGAACAGCATATTATATGGATTTTACATCTCGAAAAAGAACTATCCACTACACGAATTGCAGAGCTCGGTCTCTGGAAACTCACAACTGTTATGCAGGTAGTAAAGCGCATGCAAGCAAAAGGCCTCGTACATATTAATAAAAACCCAGCAGATAAACGAATTACCTATCTTTCTTTATCAGAAAAAGGTGAAAACATCTGGAAGAAATCACAAAAACATGAACTTTCTTTTGTGAACTTTATGGAACACTATGAAAAAGAAGGACATTCCTTAGCACCATTACTAGAATTTTTAACACACATAAATCAAACCTTCCACGGAAAAGAATTTACGGACTGGGTAGAAGAGACCTCAAAAAGAAACTAGCTTGGCTAGTTTCTTTTTTATAGGCCATTTTAAACCAATATAAACAGGTTGAGACAAAAGTATAGGAAGCAATGAAAAAAACGAACAATTATAAATAGTGTCTATACCCCGCTCCGGAAATATACGACGCTTTCCGCGGGCGGCTGGTGAGCCTCCTCGTGCTGACGCACGGTGGGGTCTCACCAATGCCTTTTTTCCCGCTGGAGTCTACGTATATTTCCGGAGCTAGTATAGGCTGTTGTTCGGCTTTTCGGCTTATCCTTTTCGTTATGTCCCAGCCTCTTCTACACTATTTAATGGGAATCCAAACCTCCGAATAACAATCCGAACTAAATGGGTCATCTTCTGTGTACAATTCTACTTCAGGCGTTCCCGCATGCTCATAGCCACTTGAAGGGAACCATTCCGAATAAATTTGTTTCCATACGTTTTGCATAGAATGGGGCATCGGTCCATGCACTTCAAAAATAGCCCATTTCGATTTAGGGACATACGTGCTTTCAAATTCTTCCGGTACCTCTCCTTCATGCGCGGCAGCAATCCAATATTCAACAGACTTTCCATCCTGATGATCCGCACATACTCCAAGTACCCCTTTCACAGCCCCGTTGTTTAAGGAGAATAATACTTGATCCGTCCCTTTCGCATTAATCTCATCCCACATTTTAGGGATTTCACGATTATTTTCTTCATTTTCTAAAGAAAATCTTCTTCGAATACCAACAATTTGAAACGACTCATGCTCTTCCACTCGATATTGCATCGGGTCTACTCCCTTCAGATTCACCTGAATAACTAGGCGATTATAAGATTGCAGCTTTCCCGAATACTTTCGCGCTTCTGTCGGAGATACACCGTGCTGCCTACGAAAAGCCTTCGTAAAAGCCTCCGGAGTGTCATAGCCATATTTGTAGGCAATTTCGATTACTTTCACATCCGATTTTGTCAGATCGTGTGCGGCAAGTGTTAAACGGCGCCGTCGTAGATAATCCCCTACCGTACTGTCTGTCAAAATCGAAAAAGCGCGTTGAAAATGATACATGGAAGCATTTGCTTCTTTCGCAATTTGCTCAATGGAAATATCCTCTAGTAAATGATCTTCCATAAAATCAATAGCTTTTTGTAACGAATCTACCCAACTCATACAACTTCCTCCGTATCTCCATGTTACTTTCACCTTGTAAACAAATCCTGTCCATTTATGCTCACATTTGTCAGATCCTCTATTTAGTTCCCATTTAGCTCTTTATAGGCAATAACTTTTAAAGCAAGTAACTCTTCTTCTGTTAAAGTATCTTCTACTTTTGATAAAATCTCTTGCTTTTCCTCGGCCGTAATACCGTCAGATACCTTCGATTGAATCTCTTGAATTTCCCCTAAGCCCATTTTCTTTATAATTGCTTTGGTTGCTTCTTCTTTTGTAGTAAAAGGTAGTGTATTTGGATCAACGTCCTCCGCACCTTCTAGGAATGATTGCAAATCTCGATCTTGTTCAATTTCTTGCTTTATTGTTTTTATTTCTCCACTACTTTCTAATTCAGTAGAAACATACTCCATCACTTTATCTGATGCGTATTTGGTTGCGAGATTATAAGCTCCAAATCCGAGTGCTATAAGTACAATTACTAGAACCAAAAGTATCTTAAGTAATTTTCTCACAAAAATCTCTCCTTTTTACAGACCTTTCTATTTTTTATCATACACTAGTTTTTGGACCGTGGAATAGACAAAATGTACTAGGTAGAAAAAGACTCCCGCCCTATAGCTAAACTTGTTCAAAGAAATGAGATGTGACAAACTTCATCTAACAATATATATTTTAGAAAAATGAAAAGCACCTCAACAGGTGCTTCCTTTTTGGCAAATACTTTTTATTTTTAATCCTAGGTGTCAGAAGGAGTTGTTTATTCGTTTAATAAACTTAGTAGCCCAATAAGCAATATACACAATCCCGATATCTATTAGAAATATATAAAATTGG includes:
- a CDS encoding MarR family transcriptional regulator; protein product: MNHGEVHQILNLFRGAYKVIEHDWQTAAQEEGITIAEQHIIWILHLEKELSTTRIAELGLWKLTTVMQVVKRMQAKGLVHINKNPADKRITYLSLSEKGENIWKKSQKHELSFVNFMEHYEKEGHSLAPLLEFLTHINQTFHGKEFTDWVEETSKRN
- a CDS encoding AraC family transcriptional regulator, producing the protein MSWVDSLQKAIDFMEDHLLEDISIEQIAKEANASMYHFQRAFSILTDSTVGDYLRRRRLTLAAHDLTKSDVKVIEIAYKYGYDTPEAFTKAFRRQHGVSPTEARKYSGKLQSYNRLVIQVNLKGVDPMQYRVEEHESFQIVGIRRRFSLENEENNREIPKMWDEINAKGTDQVLFSLNNGAVKGVLGVCADHQDGKSVEYWIAAAHEGEVPEEFESTYVPKSKWAIFEVHGPMPHSMQNVWKQIYSEWFPSSGYEHAGTPEVELYTEDDPFSSDCYSEVWIPIK